Proteins encoded by one window of Primulina huaijiensis isolate GDHJ02 chromosome 1, ASM1229523v2, whole genome shotgun sequence:
- the LOC140974158 gene encoding cyclin-dependent kinase inhibitor 3-like isoform X1 — translation MNEGLREVPVMENAAASSGKKRKLGLRESIPAPLFQLKARRLAVMTPVNSDSSVDCEYSTSCECVISLDNVVISAVCSSHGSGELEKIQKENIDEGTGDSLDCRVRERRETSPLIIEVQAESGELESTARPLESNFRRPFTTEKMPSEDELEEFFAAAEKNLQKKFIDKYNFDIAMDKPLEGSYEWVQIQPKPS, via the exons ATGAATGAGGGATTAAGAGAAGTTCCGGTCATGGAAAATGCCGCGGCGTCGTCGGGGAAGAAGAGAAAACTTGGTTTGCGAGAGTCTATTCCCGCACCATTATTTCAGCTGAAAGCGAGACGGTTAGCCGTCATGACACCGGTGAATTCAGACTCGTCGGTGGATTGTGAATATTCAACGTCATGCGAATGCGTTATTAGTTTGGATAATGTTGTCATATCTGCAGTTTGCTCGAGTCATGGATCTGGTGAACTGGAGAAG ATTCAGAAGGAGAATATTGATGAAGGGACTGGCGATTCGTTGGATTGCAGAGTCAGAGAGAG GAGAGAAACATCTCCATTAATAATCGAGGTTCAAGCTGAGTCTGGCGAACTGGAGTCGACGGCGAGGCCGCTCGAATCAAATTTTCGCCGGCCTTTCACAACCGAAAAGATGCCATCCGAAGATGAACTCGAAGAATTTTTCGCGGCCGCTGAAAAAAATCTGCAGAAAAAATTCATTGACAA GTATAACTTTGACATAGCTATGGATAAGCCACTAGAGGGGAGCTACGAGTGGGTTCAAATTCAACCAAAGCCATCATGA
- the LOC140974170 gene encoding uncharacterized protein isoform X2: protein MRKNTGSFRNSGTYSSPGTPEHGDTSMVETPKGWSSERAAKPNSTSRRHVSYAAALIPFNSGRALPSKWDDAERWIKSPVSGHESFKAVTADQAPQRQPKSKSGPLGSSGLVHLSNYSPTTLGEVGLDEGRKEEDGVVSRLDMTTQMSCEGSVNSFSKQTFLYSILTPSSSGPNTNPAAKDEIRDVQVDKSTSTGQQCKKQGQRNVEEFKNVQVKLLREEAKISAWEKLQQAKADAAIQKLEMKLEKKRSVSMEKILNKLRAAQMKAEAMRNSVLSERHDNRTRRIPCLGSSCGIFVHLPSIIAREDSS from the exons ATGAGGAAGAATACGGGATCGTTTAGAAATTCCGGCACATATTCGAGTCCAGGAACACCAGAACATGGTGACACAAGCATGGTAGAAACTCCCAAAGGTTGGAGCTCAGAGCGAGCAGCGAAGCCGAATAGCACTAGTAGGAGACATGTTAGTTATGCTGCTGCTTTGATACCCTTTAATAGTGGAAGGGCGTTACCTTCCAAATGGGATGACGCTGAGAGATGGATTAAGAGCCCAGTTTCCGGCCATGAGTCTTTCAAGGCAGTGACTGCTGATCAGGCGCCACAGAGGCAGCCAAAGTCGAAGAGTGGCCCTTTAGGATCTTCAGGGCTTGTCCACTTATCAAACTACTCGCCCACGACCTTGGGAG AAGTCGGCCTTGATGAGGGAAGAAAGGAAGAAGATGGGGTTGTTTCACGTTTGGATATGACGACTCAAATGAGTTGTGAAGGAAGTGTTAATTCGTTTTCCAAACAAACGTTTTTGTATTCCATTTTAACTCCCTCTTCTTCAGGCCCAAACACGAATCCTGCGGCTAAAGATGAAATCCGAGATGTGCAGGTAGATAAAAGCACCAGTACAGGCCAGCAATGCAAGAAACAAGGACAAAGAAATGTGGAGGAATTTAAGAATGTTCAAGTGAA GTTGCTAAGAGAAGAAGCCAAGATAAGTGCTTGGGAGAAGTTGCAGCAGGCTAAAGCAGATGCTGCAATTCAGAAACTGGAG ATGAAACTTGAGAAGAAGAGATCGGTATCCATGGAAAAAATATTGAACAAGCTAAGAGCAGCTCAAATGAAAGCTGAGGCCATGAGAAACTCGGTGCTGTCGGAAAGACATGACAATAGAACCCGAAGAATTCCATGCTTAGGAAGTTCCTGCGGTATTTTTGTGCATTTACCTTCTATCATTGCCCGTGAGGACAGTTCGTGA
- the LOC140974158 gene encoding cyclin-dependent kinase inhibitor 1-like isoform X2 yields MNEGLREVPVMENAAASSGKKRKLGLRESIPAPLFQLKARRLAVMTPVNSDSSVDCEYSTSCECVISLDNVVISAVCSSHGSGELEKIQKENIDEGTGDSLDCRVRERETSPLIIEVQAESGELESTARPLESNFRRPFTTEKMPSEDELEEFFAAAEKNLQKKFIDKYNFDIAMDKPLEGSYEWVQIQPKPS; encoded by the exons ATGAATGAGGGATTAAGAGAAGTTCCGGTCATGGAAAATGCCGCGGCGTCGTCGGGGAAGAAGAGAAAACTTGGTTTGCGAGAGTCTATTCCCGCACCATTATTTCAGCTGAAAGCGAGACGGTTAGCCGTCATGACACCGGTGAATTCAGACTCGTCGGTGGATTGTGAATATTCAACGTCATGCGAATGCGTTATTAGTTTGGATAATGTTGTCATATCTGCAGTTTGCTCGAGTCATGGATCTGGTGAACTGGAGAAG ATTCAGAAGGAGAATATTGATGAAGGGACTGGCGATTCGTTGGATTGCAGAGTCAGAGAGAG AGAAACATCTCCATTAATAATCGAGGTTCAAGCTGAGTCTGGCGAACTGGAGTCGACGGCGAGGCCGCTCGAATCAAATTTTCGCCGGCCTTTCACAACCGAAAAGATGCCATCCGAAGATGAACTCGAAGAATTTTTCGCGGCCGCTGAAAAAAATCTGCAGAAAAAATTCATTGACAA GTATAACTTTGACATAGCTATGGATAAGCCACTAGAGGGGAGCTACGAGTGGGTTCAAATTCAACCAAAGCCATCATGA
- the LOC140974188 gene encoding triacylglycerol lipase OBL1 codes for MDSSAECNKSFSCDYMLLKPEEAGVLEVSKILLSSDIGKRKFVDCPEGVRREPFGRRWIIFVSTMTQKFLQTVSKPMARIGDGVEYWLNLLWGNDGFSGLLINSFNGKVVQPDKTSSSFLSFVGHIDKRLELDSKIEHGDARYKAVLSVMASKASYENKKFIQAIVENHWKMEFLGFNDYWNDYQEKGTTQAFALEDKNDIIVIAFRGTEPFDSDAWSTDVDLSWYELPAAGKIHGGFMKALGMQKTLGWPKEQPPNKQETAYYALRKLLKQRLQNNDKAKFILTGHSLGGALAALFPAILALHDESFLLERLDGVYTFGQPRVGDEKFGEFMKRTIEKHNINHYRFVYSYDVVPRLPYDDSTLLFKHFGTCIYYNSFYEAKIVPEEPDKNYFSLLWLIPKMGNAWWELIRSFSISFTRGPEYAEGALLRMFRVIGLFTAGVPAHCPQDYVNATRLGSSHVFLPTVLSDNNLKILKIH; via the exons atggattCTTCAGCGGAATGCAACAAGTCATTTTCCTGTGATTACATGCTCCTCAAGCCAGAAGAAGCTGGTGTACTTGAAGTGAGCAAGATATTGTTGTCGAGCGATATCGGGAAAAGGAAATTTGTGGACTGTCCGGAAGGGGTACGGCGGGAGCCATTCGGGCGTAGATGgatcatctttgtctcgacgaTGACACAGAAATTTCTGCAGACCGTATCTAAGCCCATGGCGAGGATTGGCGACGGAGTCGAGTATTGGTTGAACTTGCTTTGGGGGAATGACGGATTCTCTGGGCTACTCATTAATTCTTTTAATG GCAAAGTAGTACAGCCAGATAAAACATCATCCAGTTTCCTGTCTTTTGTTGGACACATCGACAAGCGACTTGAATTAGACTCCAAGATCGAGCATGGAGACGCAAGATACAAAGCTGTTCTCTCTGTAATGGCGTCTAAGGCATCTTATGAGAacaagaaatttattcaggcCATCGTAGAGAACCATTGGAAG ATGGAATTCCTGGGATTCAACGACTACTGGAATG ATTATCAAGAAAAAGGCACGACACAAGCATTTGCACTAGAAGACAAGAATGATATTATCGTCATTGCTTTCAGAGGAACAGAACCATTCGATTCAGATGCGTGGTCCACCGACGTCGATCTATCGTGGTACGAGCTTCCGGCTGCCGGAAAAATCCACGGTGGTTTCATGAAAGCGCTAGGAATGCAGAAAACCCTTGGCTGGCCCAAGGAACAGCCGCCAAACAAGCAGGAGACTGCCTACTATGCCCTCCGGAAACTGCTGAAACAGCGGCTGCAGAATAATGATAAAGCCAAATTCATACTCACAGGCCACAGCTTGGGTGGCGCGTTGGCTGCGTTGTTCCCTGCGATCTTGGCTCTGCATGATGAGTCATTTTTGCTCGAAAGACTGGACGGTGTTTACACATTTGGGCAGCCAAGAGTTGGTGACGAAAAATTCGGAGAATTCATGAAAAGAACTATAGAAAAACACAACATCAATCACTACAGATTCGTTTACAGTTATGATGTCGTTCCGAGATTGCCTTACGATGATTCAACCCTCTTGTTCAAGCACTTTGGGACATGCATCTACTATAACAGTTTCTATGAAGCTAAG ATTGTTCCCGAAGAGCCCGACAAGAACTACTTCTCTCTACTATGGTTAATACCCAAAATGGGAAATGCGTGGTGGGAGCTGATCAGAAGCTTCTCTATTTCATTCACAAGGGGACCCGAGTATGCAGAAGGGGCGCTTCTTCGTATGTTTCGGGTGATCGGGCTTTTCACAGCAGGGGTTCCAGCACATTGTCCTCAGGATTATGTAAATGCAACTAGATTGGGATCATCCCACGTATTTCTTCCAACTGTTCTCTCTGATAATAATCTGAAAATCTTGAAGATTCATTGA
- the LOC140974170 gene encoding uncharacterized protein isoform X1, with product MRKNTGSFRNSGTYSSPGTPEHGDTSMVETPKGWSSERAAKPNSTSRRHVSYAAALIPFNSGRALPSKWDDAERWIKSPVSGHESFKAVTADQAPQRQPKSKSGPLGSSGLVHLSNYSPTTLGGEIVKNFVGYSMSRGHDTGIGVKSSHLYSENTIARSFSVPGLSNFIGDTSVSSSQEVGLDEGRKEEDGVVSRLDMTTQMSCEGSVNSFSKQTFLYSILTPSSSGPNTNPAAKDEIRDVQVDKSTSTGQQCKKQGQRNVEEFKNVQVKLLREEAKISAWEKLQQAKADAAIQKLEMKLEKKRSVSMEKILNKLRAAQMKAEAMRNSVLSERHDNRTRRIPCLGSSCGIFVHLPSIIAREDSS from the exons ATGAGGAAGAATACGGGATCGTTTAGAAATTCCGGCACATATTCGAGTCCAGGAACACCAGAACATGGTGACACAAGCATGGTAGAAACTCCCAAAGGTTGGAGCTCAGAGCGAGCAGCGAAGCCGAATAGCACTAGTAGGAGACATGTTAGTTATGCTGCTGCTTTGATACCCTTTAATAGTGGAAGGGCGTTACCTTCCAAATGGGATGACGCTGAGAGATGGATTAAGAGCCCAGTTTCCGGCCATGAGTCTTTCAAGGCAGTGACTGCTGATCAGGCGCCACAGAGGCAGCCAAAGTCGAAGAGTGGCCCTTTAGGATCTTCAGGGCTTGTCCACTTATCAAACTACTCGCCCACGACCTTGGGAGGTGAGATAGTGAAGAACTTCGTGGGATACTCAATGTCTAGAGGTCATGATACTGGGATTGGAGTGAAATCCAGTCATTTATATTCTGAAAATACTATTGCTAGAAGTTTTAGTGTTCCTGGTCTGTCAAATTTTATTGGTGACACTTCAGTTTCTAGTTCTCAAG AAGTCGGCCTTGATGAGGGAAGAAAGGAAGAAGATGGGGTTGTTTCACGTTTGGATATGACGACTCAAATGAGTTGTGAAGGAAGTGTTAATTCGTTTTCCAAACAAACGTTTTTGTATTCCATTTTAACTCCCTCTTCTTCAGGCCCAAACACGAATCCTGCGGCTAAAGATGAAATCCGAGATGTGCAGGTAGATAAAAGCACCAGTACAGGCCAGCAATGCAAGAAACAAGGACAAAGAAATGTGGAGGAATTTAAGAATGTTCAAGTGAA GTTGCTAAGAGAAGAAGCCAAGATAAGTGCTTGGGAGAAGTTGCAGCAGGCTAAAGCAGATGCTGCAATTCAGAAACTGGAG ATGAAACTTGAGAAGAAGAGATCGGTATCCATGGAAAAAATATTGAACAAGCTAAGAGCAGCTCAAATGAAAGCTGAGGCCATGAGAAACTCGGTGCTGTCGGAAAGACATGACAATAGAACCCGAAGAATTCCATGCTTAGGAAGTTCCTGCGGTATTTTTGTGCATTTACCTTCTATCATTGCCCGTGAGGACAGTTCGTGA